The following coding sequences lie in one Deltaproteobacteria bacterium genomic window:
- a CDS encoding protein kinase: MSENLTLKPHATANLVGQVIGHFRVVDRLGEGGMGVVYRAEDMKLRRPVALKVMPPEIARNPELRARFLREARALAAATHPNIAAVYEVDESGELAFLAMELVEGQTLRHVLADGPLELNRALTIAREVARGLERAHAAGVIHRDLKPDNVMVAPDGSVKLLDFGLAKQEVLAPDELTNSGKTLDGQLLGTPGYMAPEQALGRAVDARADLFALGVMLFELLTGERPFGGETVMERVMAVVHEAPRDLNTLNVRVPPDVEHLVLRCLQRQPELRPQSAGEVVGALGAAIDGRRISVRIGPSLAEDDDGNTALSVNTRRRKRLVRLASAALAIVVVALCGARLAMVYRSQRAPTTLVDLPLPDALPPARDAFGAGMSALHDGDWLLARKSFTTALQADPELAAAHLRLALIDFALPNRGAEAREELKAATQRRARLTPRDELLRAGLEPLIERDPPDFTESGKRFAAASLARPGDAELHFLRGWALQGHDWPAALEAVSQATAIDPAYADALQLQSAALAALGRTEEAVAPLDLCEQRVPAATDCVLERLDLHTWNGQCALAEADARLANARQPSAWIYTPWAEALLAQGRPREAAEALFAQELQNTPAEQRPDEDATLHIHLALLEGRFGDAAKLSADSLTRIANRPDYTWHARFTALRVGALEEMGELNQAADAAQDFLVRKDAWVHDSQQFDHDITPWLWEVQKRAGRLSAADVRARRDAYLATPSQQLGISAAARWLSAWGPTVDTLDDARAALSNLPPGGVTAYKEYGLDFADQAHVRRIAGDVAGALPLLRRVAASCRLLDDPLRRVRFELELGQALRATGDEAGACAQFADVVRRWGDASPRSVTAEQARAELKSCK, encoded by the coding sequence ATGTCCGAGAACCTGACGCTCAAGCCGCACGCGACCGCGAACCTGGTGGGCCAGGTGATCGGCCACTTTCGCGTGGTCGACCGGCTCGGCGAGGGCGGCATGGGCGTGGTGTACCGCGCCGAGGACATGAAGCTGCGGCGACCCGTGGCCCTCAAGGTCATGCCGCCGGAGATCGCCCGGAACCCGGAGCTGCGCGCGCGCTTCCTGCGTGAGGCCCGCGCGCTCGCCGCGGCGACCCATCCCAACATCGCCGCCGTGTACGAGGTCGATGAATCGGGCGAGCTCGCGTTCCTGGCCATGGAGCTCGTGGAAGGCCAGACCCTGCGGCACGTCCTCGCTGACGGGCCGCTGGAGCTGAACCGCGCGCTCACCATCGCCCGCGAGGTCGCGCGCGGGCTGGAGCGTGCGCACGCGGCCGGCGTGATTCACCGCGACCTCAAGCCCGACAACGTGATGGTCGCGCCCGACGGCTCGGTGAAGCTGCTCGACTTCGGCCTCGCCAAGCAGGAGGTGCTCGCGCCCGACGAGCTCACCAACTCCGGCAAGACGCTCGACGGCCAGCTCCTGGGCACGCCGGGCTACATGGCACCCGAGCAGGCGCTCGGACGTGCCGTGGACGCACGCGCGGATCTCTTCGCGCTCGGGGTGATGCTCTTCGAGCTCCTCACCGGCGAGCGGCCCTTTGGCGGCGAGACCGTGATGGAGCGGGTGATGGCCGTGGTGCACGAGGCGCCGCGCGACCTGAACACGCTGAACGTCCGCGTGCCGCCGGATGTGGAGCACTTGGTGCTGCGTTGCCTTCAGCGCCAGCCGGAGCTGCGGCCGCAGTCGGCGGGCGAGGTGGTGGGTGCGCTGGGGGCGGCCATCGACGGCCGGCGCATCTCCGTCCGAATCGGCCCGAGCCTCGCCGAGGACGACGACGGCAATACGGCACTCAGCGTGAACACCCGGCGGCGCAAGCGGCTGGTGCGGCTCGCGTCGGCGGCGCTGGCGATTGTCGTCGTGGCGCTTTGTGGCGCGCGGCTGGCGATGGTCTACCGCTCGCAGCGCGCGCCCACGACGCTGGTCGATCTGCCGCTTCCGGACGCCCTGCCCCCCGCGCGCGACGCGTTCGGCGCGGGAATGAGCGCGCTCCACGACGGCGACTGGCTGCTCGCGCGCAAGAGCTTCACCACGGCGCTTCAGGCCGACCCCGAGCTCGCGGCTGCACATTTGAGATTGGCGCTCATCGACTTCGCCCTGCCCAACCGCGGCGCCGAGGCCCGCGAGGAGCTCAAGGCCGCGACGCAGCGACGCGCCCGGCTCACGCCCCGCGACGAGCTGCTGCGCGCCGGACTGGAGCCGCTCATCGAGCGCGATCCGCCCGACTTCACCGAGTCCGGGAAGCGCTTCGCGGCTGCGTCGTTGGCGCGGCCGGGTGACGCGGAGCTCCACTTCCTGCGCGGCTGGGCGCTTCAGGGGCACGATTGGCCCGCAGCGTTGGAAGCCGTCTCGCAGGCCACGGCGATCGATCCCGCGTACGCCGACGCGCTGCAGCTCCAGTCGGCCGCGCTGGCCGCGCTGGGACGCACCGAGGAGGCCGTCGCGCCGCTCGATCTCTGCGAGCAGCGCGTTCCGGCCGCGACGGACTGCGTGCTGGAGCGCCTCGACCTGCACACCTGGAACGGCCAGTGCGCGCTCGCCGAAGCCGACGCGCGGCTGGCCAATGCGCGTCAGCCGTCGGCGTGGATCTACACGCCCTGGGCCGAGGCGCTGCTCGCGCAGGGGCGGCCGCGCGAGGCCGCGGAGGCGCTCTTCGCGCAGGAATTGCAGAACACGCCGGCCGAGCAGCGCCCGGATGAAGACGCGACGCTGCACATCCACCTGGCGCTCCTGGAAGGCCGCTTCGGCGACGCAGCCAAGCTCTCCGCCGACTCGCTCACACGCATCGCGAATCGCCCCGACTACACCTGGCACGCTCGCTTCACCGCGCTCCGGGTAGGCGCGCTCGAGGAGATGGGCGAGCTCAACCAGGCCGCCGACGCCGCGCAGGACTTCCTCGTCCGCAAGGACGCCTGGGTTCACGACAGCCAGCAGTTCGATCACGACATCACGCCCTGGCTCTGGGAGGTGCAGAAGCGCGCGGGCCGGCTCAGCGCCGCCGACGTGCGAGCGCGTCGCGACGCGTACCTCGCCACGCCCTCGCAGCAGCTCGGCATCTCGGCCGCCGCGCGCTGGCTCTCCGCGTGGGGGCCGACCGTCGACACCCTCGATGACGCGCGCGCCGCGCTCTCCAACCTGCCGCCGGGCGGCGTCACCGCCTACAAGGAGTACGGGCTCGACTTCGCCGATCAAGCGCACGTGCGCCGGATCGCGGGCGACGTCGCCGGCGCGTTGCCGCTCTTGCGCCGCGTGGCCGCCAGCTGCCGCCTGCTCGATGATCCGCTGCGCCGCGTGCGCTTCGAGCTCGAGCTCGGCCAGGCCCTGCGCGCGACCGGCGACGAGGCCGGCGCGTGCGCACAGTTCGCAGATGTGGTCCGCAGATGGGGCGACGCGAGCCCGCGCAGCGTCACCGCTGAGCAGGCCCGCGCCGAGCTCAAGAGCTGCAAGTAG
- a CDS encoding DUF2383 domain-containing protein produces MKDFVAKLNELLMLDHDAVKAYSVAIERIDIPYVKEKLIEFRSDHQRHITDLKAIIVKLGGKPKEHVDAKGPFIQGMTALRSIMGNEQALKAMKTNEELTNKKYAEALNTPFPADALAIVRRNRDDEARHLAFINGVIEQKIWESAGGEQHP; encoded by the coding sequence ATGAAGGACTTCGTCGCCAAGCTGAACGAGCTGCTCATGCTCGACCACGATGCGGTCAAGGCCTACAGCGTGGCCATCGAGCGCATCGACATTCCCTACGTGAAGGAGAAGCTCATCGAGTTCCGCAGCGACCACCAGCGCCACATCACGGACCTCAAGGCGATCATCGTGAAGCTGGGTGGCAAGCCCAAGGAGCACGTGGACGCCAAGGGGCCGTTCATCCAGGGCATGACGGCGCTGCGGTCGATCATGGGCAACGAGCAGGCGCTCAAGGCCATGAAGACCAACGAGGAGCTGACGAACAAGAAGTACGCCGAGGCGCTGAACACGCCGTTCCCGGCCGACGCGCTGGCCATCGTGCGCCGCAACCGCGACGACGAGGCGCGGCACCTCGCGTTCATCAACGGCGTCATCGAGCAGAAGATCTGGGAGAGCGCGGGCGGCGAGCAGCACCCGTAG
- a CDS encoding FAD-dependent oxidoreductase, with the protein MSKTLVCTCEDVTVEDFEKAIARGYKDVESVKRYTGFGTGVCQGKSCLARAAQLLCDKGGEPPEKLGPITPRPPFRPTRFGALASVEDFDEVPPKGIPPPINLQSSPYRPSEPAPARAKIVIIGGGIMGLALAWNLAKRGERDVVVLEKGYLCAGASGRNGGGVRMQWSTRANIELAKRSMELCKSFARELGVNIWLRQGGYLFLVRTDEGARRLERNVRLQNSLGVRTELISPDGARDVVPQLSAKGIVAAAFNPDDGVIFPWPFLWGYASGAQKLGVRVETFTKVTGFQIAQGRVRAVETDRGPIQCEQVVLASGAWSPQIAQLAGVKLPNEPHRHEILVTEPLKPFLNPLVSVLDSGLYFSQSMRGEIVGGMGDPHEPPGLEMGSTFGFLARFSKAILEQVPVLGDVKVVRQWAGCYDVTPDNAPILGRTPELPNLVQMSGFVGHGFMMAPAVAERTAAWLAGEKDELFEKFSLARFAEGRLEKEDFIIG; encoded by the coding sequence ATGAGCAAGACGCTCGTCTGCACCTGCGAGGACGTGACCGTCGAGGACTTCGAGAAGGCCATCGCGCGCGGCTACAAGGACGTCGAGAGCGTGAAGCGCTACACCGGCTTCGGCACCGGCGTCTGCCAGGGCAAGAGCTGCCTCGCGCGCGCCGCGCAGTTGCTCTGCGACAAGGGCGGCGAGCCGCCGGAGAAGCTCGGGCCCATCACCCCGCGGCCGCCGTTCCGGCCCACGCGGTTCGGCGCGCTGGCGAGCGTCGAGGACTTCGACGAGGTGCCGCCCAAGGGCATCCCGCCGCCGATCAATCTGCAGTCGAGCCCGTACCGCCCGAGCGAGCCCGCGCCCGCGCGCGCGAAGATCGTGATCATCGGCGGCGGCATCATGGGCCTGGCGCTCGCGTGGAACCTCGCGAAGCGCGGCGAGCGCGACGTCGTCGTCCTCGAGAAGGGCTACCTGTGCGCCGGCGCGTCGGGCCGAAACGGCGGCGGCGTGCGCATGCAGTGGAGCACGCGCGCCAACATCGAGCTCGCCAAGCGTTCCATGGAGCTCTGCAAGTCGTTCGCGCGCGAGCTCGGCGTAAACATCTGGCTGCGCCAGGGCGGCTACCTGTTCCTGGTGCGCACGGACGAAGGCGCGCGCCGGCTCGAGCGCAACGTGCGGCTGCAGAACTCGCTGGGCGTGCGCACCGAGCTCATCTCGCCCGACGGCGCCCGCGACGTGGTGCCGCAGCTCTCCGCCAAGGGCATCGTGGCCGCCGCGTTCAACCCGGACGACGGCGTCATCTTCCCGTGGCCGTTCCTCTGGGGCTACGCGTCAGGCGCGCAGAAGCTGGGCGTGCGCGTGGAGACGTTCACGAAGGTCACGGGCTTCCAGATTGCGCAGGGCCGCGTGCGCGCCGTCGAGACCGATCGCGGGCCGATTCAGTGCGAGCAGGTCGTGCTCGCCTCGGGCGCGTGGAGTCCGCAGATCGCGCAGCTCGCGGGCGTGAAGCTGCCCAACGAGCCGCACCGGCACGAGATCCTCGTCACCGAGCCGCTCAAGCCGTTCCTTAACCCTTTGGTTTCAGTTCTCGATTCGGGCTTGTACTTCTCGCAGTCGATGCGCGGCGAGATCGTGGGCGGCATGGGCGATCCGCACGAGCCACCGGGCCTGGAGATGGGCTCGACGTTCGGATTCCTGGCGCGCTTCTCGAAGGCGATCCTCGAGCAGGTTCCCGTGCTCGGTGACGTGAAGGTCGTGCGCCAGTGGGCCGGCTGCTACGACGTCACGCCCGACAACGCGCCCATCCTCGGCCGCACACCCGAGCTGCCGAACCTGGTGCAGATGTCGGGCTTCGTGGGGCACGGCTTCATGATGGCGCCCGCGGTCGCCGAGCGGACCGCTGCGTGGCTCGCGGGTGAGAAGGACGAGCTCTTCGAGAAGTTCTCGCTCGCGCGCTTCGCCGAAGGCAGGTTGGAGAAGGAAGACTTCATCATCGGCTGA